The window cggggccagccctagaaatagatttttaaagtaaaacaatttCAAAGATCTCTAAGTTCTTAGAGTTGGttcaggaaatgcaaaacaaCTAAAAGCTACTGTGACTTCATATAATAATCTtaatacattttgtattttattaaccAAATTGTATCTTTGTATACTTACAAAGTGTAAAAGGACCTAGGTGTGGCTAGGTGTGGCCTTGTTGACAGAGGTTTTTCTCTCACCCACGGGCTCACTGATCTCTGCCACTGACACCTCTGCCGTCCCTTGCAGCCTTCAGAGCTCTTCAGTACGCAGATGGGTAGGCATTAGTGTAGGGGGGCAGTTGCTCCCAGGAGCCTCTACTCACTCACTAACTTTGCCCTTCCCCCTTCAGACTTCACCCGAATGCAGGACATCCCGGAAGAGACTGAGAGCCGCGACGGGGAGCCTGTGGCTTCAGAGAGCTAAGGGggcccctcccccctgccctgtgcccccCTGAAGAACATTACTGAGGGAGGAAAATCTTGGGGACTCCAATCTGCCAATGACAAGGGAACATTTGAAAGAACTGCTGATTGTCCTTGCCAGCTCTTGGGATCCTTGGATACCTGGGGCCATTTAGGAAGCTGGGCGAATTAGGCCATAGTGCCCCCTGGTGGCATCCAGAAGCTACACCACAGATGCCAATCTTTCATGCCTTCTTCCCTCTACTttaggaaaatttatttatttattgtttattagttatggagggagagaggagatttAGAGGACCAGGGACATGGGAACCAAGCCATAGGGATCAGGGGGCCTTGTCCTTTAACACTACTGGGGTTTATTCAGGCTTAGCCGTGCAACTGCAGGGTTCTAGCCCTGACACCCCTCCCCAGCAACAACCATCTTTGAGGAGAGGCTGCAGCCACAGGAGCCTATTGCCCTTCCAGAAGGGCTGTGGGAAGGGCCATGTCCCTCTCCCACTTCCCTCAGCCTCTTCCtgctgttctctcttctctccatcctccatgGAAACCCCAGGGAGATAACCTGGCTTCCTAGAGCTGATGGAATAGAGGTTGAGGTGGCCATAATAGTTTGTtgctgggggagggaaaaaaacccacagggACCAGaatgttcttttgttgttgttattttcttttttgtaccaAAGCCAACTGCacgtgttttatatttttaagagaagattGTAGGCAGTTAGAAATCACAGCCTTCTATCTCCACATCTCTGAAGAACTTGAGGGATGGGGGAACAACGGCTTCTCTCCTCATCTATAGTAATGGGGGATCTCTTCTGACCTCTTCCccagccatttggaaaaaaagttcTAGGGAGAGTCGGGAAATCTCCACAAATCCTGACCTCATCCCCCACCTCAGCAACCATGACCTGAAACCTCAGTGTGAATTTTGGGGATTTTTCAATGGACCCCCCAGTGCCCACCAGCTCCAGCCGTTTTTCTGCCAATttgattgtaaaaaaaaaaaaaaaaggaagggaaaaaacacaaagcagGGAAAATTAAAGACCTGGAACCTGGAACCCCATGATGTGCTGTCTCTTAATGTCTGCTGGTTCCGAGGGTGCTGGTAATGAGGAAAGCCGGGCAGTGACCCGTGTCCCTCCAGAAGAGGTCTTTGCCTCTCACAGGAACGACAGACTGCCTCATTGAAGACGGGGCACTAGCCACAGAACCTGCTGCaggccttttttgttgttgtcgtcgATGTTCACGAATACAAGGATGAGAATGAAGGGGCGCTGAGCTGGTTCCAGTGGCTGCTGGGGATTCCAATATTAGAAAACTTGTTTCCATCTCATTTGCATGCCATGCTCAGAAACTGCATCAGCCTGTtgcccccttccttccctttgggCACAGTTCCTGTTAGCCTCTCCCCTGTCATTCATTTTCAGACTCAGCCCCACTCTGCCCTGGTTCTTCCCAGTGTCAGGGTCCTGGGGTAACCTCTTTAAGACAGTTCCCCTCAGAGGAGCTGCTCGTTTGCTCTCTGCCTCTTGGAGAGGTAGTGAGAGATTAGGTTGGTTTCAGTTCTTGGTTTTGGTTCATTTTGCTTCCTGTTTCTGGTTAATACCCTACTCTGGggctgtggggggagggaggaggtgagagtCTAGAGTTGAATAAATGCTGGCATGCATACACATGTCTCTGTTGGAGCCCATGGGGTAAGAAGAGAAGAATGGGGCTCAAGACCTCAGCTGGAAAGAGGAATCGAAATCACGTGAGGGGGCAGGCTTGGGGGAGCAGCCAGCACCCTGCACCCCTGTACTTCTCGTCCACCAGCACTGGCCTTTACAAAGTGCTTTCTCATCCATTACGGGACGTGTGAGGTAGGAGTTTGTTCTCATTTTGCAGAGAAACCTAGGTGCAGAAAGGTTGCCAGGCCCGGAGAGGTGAGCCAGGAAGGGGCCAGCTCTCCTCGCAACAGTCCTCCACTTCCCCTCCTCGGCTGCTTTGCCTAAAAATACCAGAACAAGTTGCAAACGCACTGACACACGGCTCAGCAGCTGTCTGCCTTGTCAGCTGGAAGCGGCTGGGACCTGAAGCTGTAAAGGCGGTgcagggggtgggagtggggtatCAGCATCCGAAGACCACCAAGAAAGGGGAATGCAGGCTCCCCAGCTTTCTCACACAGATCCAGGGAAGACACGAAGCGCACGGTGCAGGTGTGGAGAAGCCCACAGCACGTGGGAGAGCCGTGCtgtccctcctgctgccccttgACCAAAACCTGTCCTCATCCTTGGCCCTGAAACTTAGGTCACACATTTCTCTGACATGGCTGTTCTGAGATTAGCCCCTCACATCTTTCACCATTCTATCCATTGTCCCCTCTAATCCCATTTTCGGAAACTCTATCCCTTCTGCCGCCGTTTCAAAGCTCTCTGGCTTCATGCTCCAGGAAGCCAGGGCCCAGCTTCTCGCCACAACAATGCCTTCTTTCCCGTCCGAGAGGAGCTCCAAGCCTCCCGGGCCCAGCTCTCCTCCATtgcaccctcccccacctctcctaCCCCTCTCCAAGAGGAGATCTGCGTGCATTGGTTCATCTCTGACTTGGACCTCTTTAAACTTTGTCAATATTGACCTCTGGGTCCCATAAAGCAGAAATGCTCCCAGAGGAGCCAATATCCGGAGCCTAGCAAGGCCATCGGAGGAACTGCAGGGGGTGGCAAGAGGGATACCTAGCTGGGGGGGATTTTCCATCCTGAATTGGCTGGGTACAGACCTGGAGTTTTGGAACCAGTTTAAACAttatcaaaaaaaaggaaattaaacatcAAGAGGCTAATTAAATGTCTTTAACATTGCTTAATGTGTTGTGAATTGGGTGGTTGTTTAGAGCCTCTTCTGCTCAGCAACTGGATGGAGCTGGGGCAGAGGGCGCCTGCAGgccgcccgccccccccccccccccccccccacccccgcccgaGGCTTCACCGCTCAGGTGCAGCTCCCAGCTGTTGCTCTGGGATCCTGAGTGGCCTGAGTTGTTCTGGGCTCTAAGGCACGTTGGGGCAGCGGGAGGGCAATGTGAGTGGGAGCTTCACCCCATCTTCCCTCTATACCTCCCTCCTTGCCAGGGGCCGCCCCCCAAGAAAGTCCATTCTAATCGCTAAGCTTTGTCATTGCTGGGTCTCTACGGACACAGAAACCAAAGGGGAGCCCCCTGCCCTGGAGAACACACTTTCAAGAGGGGCTTGAGGGGCCAACCCCTCACTCACTCCTTTAAGTAAAACTCATTTCACTCTAGAGCGTGTAACAATAATTCCAGACAAGACCTTTTTGGCTCCCTGTCCCCGTCTCCCAGCTGCCAccttatttcctcctcttcctttttgtctccattttacatgaTGTGTGAGAATAACAGCTAATACTCTATTTCAGGCACTGCCGAGTTCTCaacagcccattttacagatgagaaaacagaagtaaagCAATTTACTGAGGTCCCTCAGCCAGTTAGTGTCAGAGCTGGCATGTGAATCCAGGTGCTCTGACACCTTTAGCTCTGATACTCTGAGCTAAGCACTTGGGGTGGAGAGGAAGACTTTCTGTGGTTTCCACTTCTTTGGCTGCACCTtcagcctcctcttctcccaACTCCCTTCCCCATCTCTCACCTCCCTATGCCCCACTCACACCCTTGGCTTATCTTCACTTTTCCCTCCAAATCTTGAtttaaagagagacacacaggtcCTCCCAGCCAGGACCAGGGTTCTACACTTGGGGCTTGGCTGATGCCAGGGATCCAACAAGACCCCATGTGCCTTCTCCCAGCAAGGGGACTACAGCTTTTGCAGCTGAGGTCTGTAAGCACCAAGTTTCTGTAGGAACCACTGAGATGGTAAAAAGGTGGAGATGGCCAGGAGAGGAGAGCATTTTGGGCCCTGGCACCAGAGGAGGACAAGAGCACACCCCGTTTGAggtgaggggatggggaggggacagaCAGAGGGAGATAGGTACTGACCTCTGATCCGTGAGTCTAGAAACCTTGGGAAAATTTCCTGGGAATTCTCACAGGAGGCAGAAATGGGGCAAAGAATCCTTTTGTCCACACTAACTGGAGGTGGAACTGGGATTAAGGGTCAAGACAATTTGTGAATGATCCAGAGGTTTATTCTCAGATCCTCTTCTTTCCCACCTCCAAATGGAGACAAGCTTTGTCATACCCAGAGTGACCTGGGCCCAGGCCTCTCCCACTCCACCACACACCCACAGTGAGATCAAGGAGCAGACATTCTCTCAGGCAACGCAGCCAGGTAGAGAGGCAGGCCCCCTTCTCCCTATAAGGTGAGCATCCTGCACCTGGCAGAccccagaaggaggagagtgTTTAGCTTGCACCCATCACTCAGGTGTCCTTTTGTCTAATTTGGTGAGCAGCATAGTAAAAGGGCAACTCTCCTAGGGGGTACTTCCAACCCACCTCCTGCCTACCTCGTTTAGGGCCACCTGTTCCACCCAGCCTCGGCCCTGGGGCCACAGTCTTGCTCGCAGATCCCTGAAGGTGTCTGCCAGGGCCCTTCGTGGCTCCCGCCTTAGGAGACAGTACAGCACAGGGTTGAGGCAGAtgttgctgtgtgccaggcaggtgGTGACATGGGAGACTTGGGAATGGATGATGTAGAAAGTGCTGTCCCAGGGTACCAGGTCAAACTTCACCAGGATGCCCCAGAGAGTGACCACATGGTTGGGGAAccagcagaggaagaaggaggcCACCAGGATGCAGACAGAGCGGGCTACAACCCTGCTGTCCTGCCGACGCCGTTGCCGCTGCCGCAGGAAGGCCAGCAACAGCAGATAGCTGGTGGTGATGATGCCCAGGGGCACCATGAAGGCCAGCACCACCCTCTGAAGCTGGTAGGCTCCCAGCCAATACTTGCTGGGGAAGCGCATTAGGCACAGACGCACGCCACACACCTCactctcagccccaaagacagcCGTGGGCACTGTCACCAGGGCAGCTGCCATCCACACTGCCAGGGTGGCCATACGGGCCCAGAAGAGTGATAGGTGGGTGCCTGGTCCTGTAGCCATGGCCACCACCCAGTATCGGGCAACACTCAGCGCCGTGATGAGGAAGATGCTGGCATAGACGTTG of the Equus quagga isolate Etosha38 chromosome 13, UCLA_HA_Equagga_1.0, whole genome shotgun sequence genome contains:
- the RXFP4 gene encoding relaxin-3 receptor 2 translates to MPTPNTSAPLPAFRGNTSGGSVLSTDDAAMPVEFPALRVVVALAYGLVGAVGLLGNLAVLWVLGNCARRVPSDTFVFNLALADLGMALTLPFWAAESALDLHWPFGGALCKMVLTATVLNVYASIFLITALSVARYWVVAMATGPGTHLSLFWARMATLAVWMAAALVTVPTAVFGAESEVCGVRLCLMRFPSKYWLGAYQLQRVVLAFMVPLGIITTSYLLLLAFLRQRQRRRQDSRVVARSVCILVASFFLCWFPNHVVTLWGILVKFDLVPWDSTFYIIHSQVSHVTTCLAHSNICLNPVLYCLLRREPRRALADTFRDLRARLWPQGRGWVEQVALNEVGRRWVGSTP